A window of Amphiprion ocellaris isolate individual 3 ecotype Okinawa chromosome 12, ASM2253959v1, whole genome shotgun sequence contains these coding sequences:
- the LOC111567872 gene encoding trace amine-associated receptor 1-like, whose translation MEAVVTVNSTDTVTHTHPCYVKDNFSYILSNSPSVICVLLYAFLTVLSVTTVSGNLLVIISIMYFKQLHTPTNSLVLSLAVADLLVGTVVFPFSMAFSLSSCLYHEGLLCKVRSSFDISLSTCSILNLCCISVDRYYAVCQPLTYRAKINPCVVVNMILVIWGFSALIGIGVTISGLGNEKCEEKYFIEVLMANTIGPILSFYLPVLIMLCIYLKIFLVAQKQARSLQNTTKSGAAVSKMERKATKTLAIVLGVFLLCWTPFFLYITFLPSVNNSVIVPVMEMLSWLALINSMLNPFIYAFFYSWFRSAFRMIISGKIFQGDFTNTKL comes from the coding sequence ATGGAAGCAGTAGTTACTGTGAACAGTACTGATACTGTGACTCACACCCATCCCTGCTATGTGAAAGACAACTTCAGCTACAtcctttccaacagtccttcgGTTATATGTGTACTGTTATATGCTTTTCTTACAGTACTGTCTGTGACCACAGTGAGCGGAAACCTCCTGGTAATCATCTCCATCATGTACTTCAAGCAGCTGCACACTCCCACTAACTCTCTCGTCCTGTCTCTGGCTGTGGCCGACCTGCTCGTTGGGACTGTAGTTTTTCCTTTCAGCATGGCGTTCTCTCTCAGCTCCTGTTTGTATCATGAAGGTTTACTCTGCAAAGTGCGAAGCAGCTTTGATATTTCACTGAGCACTTGTTCTATCCTGAACCTCTGCTGTATTTCTGTGGACAGATACTATGCAGTGTGTCAGCCTCTGACTTACAGAGCTAAAATCAATCCTTGTGTTGTTGTGAACATGATCCTGGTGATCTGGGGGTTTTCTGCTCTAATTGGAATTGGGGTCACAATTTCTGGATTAGGCAATGAAAAGTGTGAGGAAAAGTATTTTATTGAAGTTCTCATGGCAAACACCATTGGACCTATATTATCCTTTTACCTCCCAGTGCTCATAATGTTGTGTATCTACCTGAAGATTTTCCTGGTTGCACAGAAACAAGCACGAAGCCTCCAGAACACAACAAAGTCTGGAGCAGCTGTTAGTAAGATGGAGAGAAAAGCCACCAAAACTCTGGCTATTGTTCTGGGAGTTTTCCTTCTGTGCTGGactcctttctttctttacatCACCTTTCTTCCTTCTGTTAATAATTCAGTTATAGTTCCTGTGATGGAAATGCTTAGCTGGCTTGCGCTGATTAATTCAATGCTGAATCCCTTCATTTATGCTTTCTTTTACAGCTGGTTCAGATCAGCCTTCAGAATGATCATTTCTGGGAAAATATTCCAAGGTGATTTTACTAACACAAAATTATAG